Proteins co-encoded in one Crateriforma spongiae genomic window:
- a CDS encoding TolC family protein, whose amino-acid sequence MTVLIISFTNLRSRWFVLGTMLGAVCLSVGGCTRKHYRTQADCDVEAIYQEKRAEEAWNLPRLPGIQVDPRSRFFDPSPEDCPALPPPEPRLHGYTLPQLATGDPRQSVDLAADESADLESVDETTEPEETRGESNPETTPQPELIPAGDRPELIDPGLIDPDAQGTAEQSQIGAHQPIIVPPYSEFKSVAPSSSDPPSVGKPKQVGAATPSVGTMPVADSFVQQTSAVQLVAPGSADGGQPAAELAVNKDAAAEQVDAPEELALPADSEAVDSDSLGQLLQDAPSADADDATSSEPAVADDERLEDSDAQPTGGLRIVPIPPEYWGRIPQTCIPRMLEFESVREEFRRSYPNATDAEIEPMLSDAPRLTLPNVMELTLINSREYQTRKEILYRVALRLTRERYDFWLRPTRRGNGTALNYTHSRFRGLTNNRLAIPTNAAVTQTLCTGGQFLASFANSVVLTFNGPQGFAADVGSELLFDFQQSLLQRDIVFESLTQAERDVIYAARDLIRYRRELFVDMAGRYYNLLLTYRAIEISSQDYFSNLRAFLQGRAEYLKAGRIPRIQVDQFEQNALRSQSSLVGDCNRLETSLDRLKLAIGLPPEMPLNISLSELEALTTSDELTVTRQLVQRTKTSLLETTAGRWSERDSVVNGATVLVDRLMDTLRVRNEVSGIDEVTDEQRAATQLESILALIESRLQADQLDAIRRRELSGDLPPEPMIRFARTVDLIDAKLAQAEAAIGLRALMRQAESAESDLRDPDPVPADPVKDEGLEQLSQQVETYDRELDQWIRQWETAIEKRRLDELETLSKRGDPLLQQVDRLDREAAGDLLPDQEGEMDELIAKTVKEIVDLVDQVAGSDVGGLDEVDIDDDEAMLTALVQRYDLMNQRGDLADARRQIKLAADDLRSIIDIRATHILRTRSDVNRAFDFTFDDSETRLSVALDTPLNRRIERNAYRTALINYNAARRALIDQEDQIKFSIRERLRQLRLRRTQYEIAVASAALAYERVVSTRLQLQLAVGNVVARDFLEAQQDFTGALNSVAREHINFILERIDLFLAMEAIRLDPNGYWEGVDDEQLELPLRPPFLEANPNPYGRLAPCLMYSDEIRSLH is encoded by the coding sequence ATGACCGTCTTGATCATCAGCTTCACGAATCTTCGCTCACGCTGGTTCGTCCTTGGCACCATGCTTGGGGCGGTCTGTCTGTCCGTTGGCGGCTGCACTCGCAAACACTATCGCACCCAAGCGGATTGTGATGTCGAGGCGATTTATCAGGAGAAACGCGCCGAAGAGGCTTGGAATCTGCCTCGTTTGCCAGGAATTCAGGTCGATCCCCGATCGCGTTTCTTTGACCCGTCGCCCGAAGATTGCCCGGCACTGCCGCCACCCGAACCCCGTTTGCACGGGTACACGCTGCCGCAGCTTGCGACGGGTGATCCCCGCCAATCGGTGGATTTGGCCGCGGACGAATCTGCCGACTTGGAGTCCGTTGACGAAACAACCGAACCGGAAGAAACGCGGGGGGAATCAAATCCTGAAACGACTCCGCAGCCGGAACTGATTCCCGCGGGTGATCGTCCTGAGTTGATCGACCCTGGTCTGATTGATCCGGACGCACAGGGGACCGCCGAACAATCGCAAATCGGTGCCCATCAACCGATCATTGTGCCGCCGTACTCGGAATTCAAGTCCGTCGCACCATCATCAAGCGACCCGCCGAGTGTCGGAAAACCGAAACAGGTGGGTGCGGCGACGCCAAGCGTTGGGACCATGCCTGTTGCCGATTCTTTCGTGCAACAAACATCCGCGGTGCAGCTGGTTGCACCAGGTTCCGCCGATGGTGGTCAGCCGGCAGCGGAGCTCGCGGTCAATAAAGACGCCGCTGCCGAACAGGTGGACGCACCGGAGGAATTAGCATTGCCAGCTGATTCGGAAGCGGTCGATTCCGATTCACTGGGCCAATTGCTGCAAGATGCTCCGAGCGCAGACGCCGACGACGCGACGTCCAGCGAACCGGCAGTCGCAGATGACGAACGCTTGGAAGACAGTGATGCGCAACCAACGGGCGGTTTGCGAATCGTGCCAATTCCACCGGAATACTGGGGGCGGATTCCCCAAACATGCATTCCCAGAATGCTGGAATTCGAATCGGTACGCGAAGAATTTCGTCGGTCGTATCCCAACGCAACCGATGCAGAAATCGAGCCGATGCTTAGCGATGCGCCCCGCCTGACATTGCCCAACGTCATGGAATTGACGTTGATCAACAGCCGCGAATATCAGACGCGTAAAGAGATCCTGTATCGGGTGGCGTTGCGTTTGACTCGCGAACGCTACGATTTTTGGTTGCGTCCGACGCGGCGGGGCAACGGAACAGCTCTGAATTATACGCACTCTCGGTTTCGTGGGCTGACCAACAACCGATTGGCGATCCCCACCAATGCGGCGGTGACGCAAACGTTGTGCACCGGGGGCCAGTTCCTGGCCAGCTTCGCCAACAGCGTGGTGCTGACGTTCAATGGGCCACAAGGCTTCGCCGCCGATGTGGGATCAGAATTGCTGTTCGATTTTCAGCAATCGCTTTTGCAACGCGACATCGTTTTCGAAAGTCTGACCCAGGCAGAGCGTGACGTGATTTACGCGGCTCGGGATCTGATTCGGTACCGACGTGAGCTTTTCGTCGACATGGCCGGTCGATATTACAACCTGTTGCTGACCTACCGGGCGATCGAGATCAGTTCACAGGATTACTTCAGTAATCTTCGGGCTTTCCTGCAGGGTAGGGCAGAGTACTTGAAGGCGGGCCGAATTCCACGCATTCAGGTCGACCAGTTTGAACAGAACGCACTGCGAAGCCAGAGTTCGCTGGTGGGTGATTGCAATCGATTGGAAACCTCATTGGATCGGTTGAAGCTTGCGATCGGCTTGCCTCCGGAAATGCCGTTGAATATCTCGCTTAGCGAATTGGAGGCATTGACCACCAGTGACGAATTGACCGTGACGCGACAGCTTGTCCAGCGAACCAAAACGTCGTTGCTGGAAACCACGGCGGGGCGATGGAGCGAACGAGATTCGGTGGTCAATGGTGCAACCGTATTGGTGGACCGCTTGATGGATACCCTGCGCGTCCGCAACGAGGTGTCCGGGATTGATGAAGTGACCGACGAACAGCGTGCCGCGACGCAATTGGAATCGATCCTGGCCCTGATCGAGTCGCGTTTGCAGGCGGATCAACTGGACGCGATTCGGCGTCGGGAACTGAGCGGCGACTTGCCGCCGGAGCCAATGATTCGCTTTGCACGAACGGTTGATTTGATCGATGCCAAGCTGGCCCAAGCCGAAGCGGCCATCGGTCTGCGCGCGCTGATGCGACAGGCGGAATCAGCCGAATCGGACCTCCGTGATCCCGACCCGGTGCCGGCCGATCCGGTCAAGGATGAAGGTTTGGAACAGTTAAGTCAGCAGGTCGAAACCTACGATCGCGAACTGGATCAATGGATCCGGCAATGGGAAACCGCGATCGAAAAACGACGGTTGGATGAATTGGAAACGCTATCCAAACGCGGCGATCCTTTGTTGCAGCAGGTGGATCGCTTGGATCGCGAAGCCGCCGGCGATTTGTTGCCCGACCAAGAGGGCGAAATGGATGAATTGATCGCCAAGACCGTCAAGGAAATTGTCGACTTGGTGGATCAGGTGGCCGGTAGCGACGTCGGCGGGCTGGATGAAGTCGATATCGACGACGACGAAGCAATGCTGACCGCATTGGTGCAACGTTACGACTTGATGAATCAGCGCGGCGACTTGGCCGACGCGCGACGTCAGATCAAGTTGGCTGCGGATGATCTGCGTTCGATCATCGACATTCGTGCGACGCATATTTTGCGGACAAGAAGCGATGTGAATCGTGCCTTTGATTTCACGTTTGACGACAGCGAAACTCGGCTAAGTGTTGCACTCGACACGCCGTTGAACCGACGGATCGAACGTAATGCATATCGTACCGCGTTGATCAACTACAACGCCGCACGTCGTGCATTGATCGACCAGGAAGACCAGATCAAGTTTTCGATTCGTGAACGCTTGCGGCAGCTTCGATTGCGACGAACGCAGTATGAAATCGCCGTTGCATCGGCGGCACTGGCGTACGAGCGTGTTGTCAGCACTCGACTGCAACTGCAACTAGCGGTCGGCAATGTCGTGGCACGTGACTTCTTGGAAGCTCAGCAAGACTTTACCGGAGCCTTGAATTCTGTGGCTCGAGAACACATCAATTTCATTCTGGAACGGATCGATTTGTTCTTGGCGATGGAAGCAATTCGTCTTGATCCCAATGGGTACTGGGAAGGCGTCGACGATGAACAGCTGGAACTGCCTTTGCGGCCTCCGTTTTTGGAAGCAAATCCCAATCCGTACGGGCGACTGGCACCGTGTTTGATGTACAGCGATGAAATCCGCAGTCTGCACTGA
- a CDS encoding PhoPQ-activated protein PqaA family protein, with protein sequence MGLQNNLTRHDLRPTSTTCRTWTVAFALVAVQAVLCPYATFGLDPEFAKPQAAFTEFIQTAEPDYQWQLEDKVDTAGYQKWSLKLTSQRWQNIVWKHDVRVYVPKPCPHPDAAILFVNGGSNRRPPNAAIEPACVALAGMSGMPVVALFQVPNQPLLGGKYEDALIAATWLRYLDTGDATWPLLFPMVKSAVKTMDCVGELSEQQFQRPIERFIVTGASKRGWTSWLSAAADDRVIGIAPMVIDTLNFRKQMADQKQKWGFFSEQIADYTEAGLVNLENESDAERQLRLMMDPYEYRDRIRVPKLLINGANDRYWRCDALDNYWNDLSSPKNVLTIANAGHGLEGGHMRVTASIATFAAHCVEGRRLPSIQWSTQTEGRSIRFTAQSDRDVSDFRFWVAFSDTRDFRDRQFRRIDADAENQRKATVEFDVPEGQHAAVFADLTFGSMLSAFDLSTGIAQPEP encoded by the coding sequence ATGGGCCTTCAAAATAACTTAACGCGACACGACCTCCGACCGACCAGCACGACTTGTCGCACCTGGACAGTCGCTTTTGCGTTGGTCGCGGTCCAAGCCGTCTTGTGCCCCTACGCCACCTTTGGCTTGGACCCAGAATTTGCGAAACCGCAAGCTGCCTTTACCGAGTTCATCCAGACGGCGGAACCTGATTATCAGTGGCAATTAGAAGACAAGGTTGATACAGCGGGTTATCAGAAGTGGTCGTTGAAACTGACCAGCCAGCGTTGGCAAAACATCGTTTGGAAGCACGATGTCCGTGTCTATGTTCCCAAGCCCTGTCCGCATCCGGATGCAGCAATCTTGTTCGTCAACGGTGGCTCCAACCGTCGTCCACCCAACGCAGCGATCGAACCCGCCTGTGTCGCTTTAGCCGGAATGAGCGGCATGCCGGTTGTGGCCTTGTTCCAGGTCCCCAATCAACCGTTGCTGGGCGGCAAATATGAAGACGCATTGATTGCCGCGACTTGGCTGAGATACCTCGACACAGGCGACGCGACATGGCCGCTGTTGTTCCCAATGGTTAAGAGCGCAGTCAAGACGATGGACTGCGTTGGTGAACTTAGCGAGCAACAATTCCAACGTCCCATCGAACGCTTCATCGTGACCGGCGCGTCAAAGCGAGGCTGGACCAGTTGGTTATCGGCCGCCGCAGATGATCGCGTCATCGGCATAGCCCCCATGGTCATCGACACACTGAATTTTCGGAAACAGATGGCGGACCAGAAGCAGAAGTGGGGCTTCTTCAGCGAACAGATCGCCGACTACACCGAAGCGGGGCTGGTCAACCTTGAAAACGAAAGTGACGCAGAACGGCAATTGCGTTTGATGATGGATCCATACGAGTACCGGGATCGAATACGCGTTCCCAAGTTGCTGATCAATGGTGCGAATGATCGCTATTGGCGTTGCGATGCACTGGACAACTACTGGAACGATCTATCATCGCCCAAGAATGTGTTGACCATTGCCAATGCCGGACACGGTTTGGAAGGCGGGCACATGCGTGTGACCGCTTCGATTGCGACCTTTGCCGCGCATTGCGTCGAAGGCCGGCGATTACCGTCCATTCAATGGTCCACCCAAACCGAAGGACGCTCCATTCGCTTCACCGCCCAGTCCGATCGTGATGTGTCAGACTTTCGTTTTTGGGTGGCATTTTCCGACACGCGTGATTTCCGCGATCGCCAGTTTCGTCGAATCGATGCGGATGCGGAAAACCAGCGAAAAGCGACCGTCGAATTCGACGTCCCCGAAGGTCAGCATGCTGCGGTTTTCGCGGACCTGACGTTCGGCAGCATGCTATCGGCCTTCGACCTATCCACCGGCATTGCCCAACCGGAACCTTAG
- a CDS encoding efflux RND transporter periplasmic adaptor subunit: MSQKNQRSDVSRRLNWKGAISVRSDARVRRSRQRRGAIPVFPSLAAASLVPVFGLVLASSFWGGGETLDDRVLWHTVATEDLQISVIERGNLESQTNLEINCEVEDVQRDGINGTPIVWIIPNGSSVKKGDLLVEIDSTPMREELDEQILDTETARSNKIQSEADYSNQLVQNETAKAEAELKVQLAKLELEMFVDEESGTYKLAVDEIRRNIHNVNNDILEAQASLELRRDDRQGIESLYKLGYANRNELRKSELAFLQAEGSYAAQLNKLQTTLATLKRKENYEREMQLLTLEGKVKTAERLLSQTERNNEARLAKVEAILRARTESLKKEEERLERYQTQLKACKIFAPEDGMVAYASDRNTEIREGVPVRYRQHLMSLPSLSAMQVQTTVHESDLDQIQQGMKARITVDAFPEREYSGTVQSIAVLPAQNSWRGSTTKVYETVVTIDDEVAHLKPGMTAVTEIMVDYLEQIVTVPMQSIVERNGVTWVLTQQDGRLIPRQVETGRDNDSMVQIVEGLQAGESIALNPREFIDDLLETDA, translated from the coding sequence ATGTCTCAAAAGAATCAGCGATCTGACGTCAGCCGACGGCTGAATTGGAAAGGTGCGATTTCCGTTCGATCGGATGCCCGTGTACGTCGATCACGCCAGCGTCGTGGTGCGATCCCCGTGTTTCCCAGCCTGGCCGCGGCATCGTTGGTGCCCGTGTTTGGACTGGTCTTGGCGTCCAGTTTCTGGGGCGGCGGTGAAACACTGGATGATCGCGTGTTGTGGCACACGGTGGCGACCGAAGACTTGCAAATCAGCGTGATTGAACGCGGGAATTTGGAAAGCCAGACCAACCTGGAAATCAACTGCGAAGTCGAAGACGTCCAGCGAGACGGCATCAACGGCACCCCGATCGTTTGGATCATTCCCAACGGCAGTAGCGTCAAGAAAGGCGATTTGCTGGTGGAGATCGATTCGACGCCGATGCGTGAAGAATTGGACGAACAGATCCTGGATACGGAAACCGCTCGTTCGAATAAGATTCAGTCGGAAGCGGATTACAGCAACCAGTTGGTGCAAAACGAAACCGCCAAGGCGGAAGCCGAACTGAAGGTGCAGCTGGCCAAGCTGGAATTGGAAATGTTCGTTGATGAAGAAAGCGGCACTTACAAGTTGGCCGTGGATGAAATTCGACGAAACATTCACAACGTCAACAACGACATCTTGGAAGCTCAGGCTTCGCTGGAACTTCGGCGCGACGATCGCCAGGGCATCGAATCGCTGTACAAGTTGGGTTATGCCAATCGCAACGAACTGCGAAAAAGTGAGTTGGCATTCCTGCAGGCCGAAGGCAGCTATGCCGCTCAATTGAACAAGCTGCAAACCACCTTGGCCACGCTGAAGCGGAAGGAAAACTACGAGCGTGAAATGCAGTTGTTGACCTTGGAAGGCAAAGTCAAAACAGCCGAACGCCTGCTGTCACAGACCGAACGTAACAACGAAGCGCGGTTGGCCAAAGTAGAAGCGATCCTGCGGGCACGCACCGAATCGCTGAAGAAGGAAGAAGAGCGTCTGGAACGCTATCAGACCCAGCTGAAGGCTTGCAAAATTTTTGCCCCCGAGGACGGGATGGTCGCTTACGCTTCGGATCGCAACACCGAGATCCGCGAAGGCGTGCCGGTCCGTTATCGCCAGCACCTGATGTCGTTGCCATCGCTTAGTGCGATGCAGGTCCAAACAACCGTTCATGAATCCGACTTGGACCAGATTCAGCAGGGCATGAAGGCTCGCATCACTGTCGACGCCTTTCCCGAACGTGAATACTCCGGGACGGTTCAGTCGATCGCCGTTTTGCCCGCTCAAAACTCTTGGCGTGGCAGCACCACCAAGGTGTACGAAACGGTCGTGACCATCGATGACGAAGTGGCACACTTGAAGCCCGGTATGACCGCCGTGACCGAAATTATGGTGGACTACTTGGAGCAAATCGTGACGGTGCCCATGCAGTCGATCGTCGAACGCAACGGCGTGACGTGGGTGTTGACGCAACAGGACGGTCGCCTGATTCCACGCCAGGTTGAAACCGGTCGCGACAACGATTCGATGGTGCAAATCGTCGAAGGTCTGCAGGCGGGTGAATCGATCGCTTTGAATCCTCGCGAGTTCATCGACGATTTGCTGGAGACCGACGCCTGA
- a CDS encoding ABC transporter permease has protein sequence MWWSTFRLSVRNLLLHKMRSTLTLLGTILGVASVIAMLSIGEGSKQEALERIRSLGANNVIIRTLSPGEAEDGGDNNSSTSAVTSRSLYQVNAYGLTYEDLRVLEDLPTKRSVVPVMMQRRDVSQGGNRLGEARVVATTPELSAVRNIQVRRGRFLQRRDREDMANVAVLTQGAATELFGYSDPLDQPILVGGTAFRVVGVLSARDSGIARAGESGGDDANRDIFVPLETGRARFGFLTREAASSREFDRVELSEITIAVADGDQVAPTATMVRDLLEKRHTDATDYQVLVPLELMAQAEHEKRIWNLVLGAIAGISLLVGGIGIMNIMLATVTERTREIGIRRAIGAKRRDIIRQFLVETTVLSATGGLLGIFLGISIPMVVTAVAGMQTVTSVASIALAFGISVAIGIIFGVYPAYKAAAMNPIEALRQQ, from the coding sequence ATGTGGTGGTCGACGTTCCGCTTGTCCGTCCGCAATTTGCTGCTGCACAAGATGCGAAGCACGTTGACGTTGCTGGGGACGATTCTGGGCGTCGCGTCGGTCATCGCAATGCTTTCGATCGGCGAAGGCAGCAAGCAGGAGGCCTTGGAACGCATCCGTTCGTTGGGGGCCAATAATGTTATTATCCGCACGCTTTCACCGGGCGAGGCGGAAGACGGCGGTGACAACAATTCCTCAACGTCCGCGGTGACGTCACGCAGTCTGTATCAAGTCAATGCATATGGACTGACCTATGAAGATCTGCGTGTGCTGGAAGATCTGCCCACCAAACGTTCCGTCGTCCCGGTGATGATGCAGCGTCGTGATGTTAGCCAAGGAGGGAACCGTTTGGGCGAAGCCCGCGTTGTCGCAACGACTCCCGAATTGTCAGCCGTTCGTAATATCCAGGTCCGCCGCGGGCGTTTTCTGCAGCGTCGCGATCGCGAAGACATGGCCAACGTGGCGGTTTTGACTCAAGGCGCGGCAACGGAACTATTCGGATACAGCGATCCCTTGGATCAACCGATCCTGGTCGGCGGCACCGCGTTCCGCGTGGTCGGCGTTTTGTCGGCTCGCGACAGCGGGATTGCTCGCGCCGGTGAATCGGGCGGGGACGATGCCAATCGCGACATCTTCGTGCCATTGGAGACGGGCCGAGCACGTTTCGGATTCTTGACGCGTGAAGCCGCCAGCAGCCGCGAATTTGATCGTGTCGAACTGAGCGAGATCACGATCGCCGTGGCCGATGGCGACCAAGTCGCACCGACCGCGACGATGGTCCGTGATCTGTTGGAAAAGCGACACACCGACGCCACCGATTACCAGGTCCTTGTTCCGCTGGAGTTGATGGCCCAAGCGGAACATGAAAAGCGGATCTGGAATTTGGTCTTGGGGGCAATCGCGGGGATTTCACTGCTGGTCGGCGGGATCGGCATCATGAACATCATGCTTGCGACGGTGACCGAACGGACTCGCGAAATCGGGATCCGACGTGCGATCGGTGCCAAACGCCGTGACATCATTCGCCAGTTTCTGGTCGAAACCACGGTCTTGTCGGCGACCGGCGGTCTGTTGGGGATCTTTTTGGGGATCAGTATTCCAATGGTGGTCACCGCGGTTGCCGGGATGCAAACGGTCACCAGTGTTGCTTCCATTGCCTTGGCGTTTGGGATCTCCGTTGCGATCGGCATCATCTTTGGTGTCTACCCGGCCTACAAAGCTGCGGCGATGAATCCCATCGAAGCCCTTCGGCAGCAGTGA
- a CDS encoding Gfo/Idh/MocA family protein, whose protein sequence is MSDVKKSTTENRRSFMKKATAAATSATLVTGAMRRVHAAEDHTIRLALIGSGGRGAGAVVNAFNTKDQGPIKLHAVADLESSHIQARLVPLTKKFPDQVDAPEERWFLGFDAYKKAIDTLRPGDVAMCTTRAYIRPVHVEYAVSKGINVFMEKPFACDPRGLQRMANAGKMADEKGVKIACGLQCRHSPARAALIEKLRDGELGELAYVRANRRASRRWMGSQREKSNIFKEQLRFGKTHLLWVGSGHMVDNLIHQIDECCWIMDDWPVSCDGMGGREVGSTDHGQNIDTYSMEYTFPDGRKAFCGFRRAEGGHRDFATYIHGSKRAAQFSGNVHKATVHMYKDLRVDDDNIDWRPEADKLVPWDYEWVDFVRAIRSDTPYNECHRAVKADYASLMGRAAAHYNRIVTMDEIVNSNFQFCDYLDDLTDDSPPPVLADADGVFPAPVAGKWIEI, encoded by the coding sequence ATGTCTGACGTCAAGAAATCCACGACGGAAAACCGTCGATCGTTCATGAAGAAAGCGACCGCCGCCGCAACGTCGGCGACCTTGGTGACCGGTGCAATGCGTCGTGTTCACGCCGCGGAAGATCACACGATTCGCTTGGCGTTGATTGGCAGTGGGGGACGTGGTGCCGGCGCCGTGGTCAATGCATTCAATACAAAAGACCAGGGTCCGATCAAGCTGCACGCCGTGGCCGATTTGGAATCGTCGCACATCCAAGCCCGCTTGGTTCCGTTGACCAAAAAGTTTCCGGACCAGGTCGATGCACCGGAGGAACGTTGGTTCTTGGGTTTTGACGCCTACAAAAAGGCGATCGACACCCTACGTCCTGGCGACGTCGCCATGTGCACGACGCGTGCATACATTCGACCGGTGCATGTCGAATATGCCGTCAGCAAAGGCATCAATGTCTTCATGGAAAAACCGTTCGCGTGTGACCCGCGTGGGCTACAGCGGATGGCCAACGCAGGAAAGATGGCGGACGAAAAAGGCGTCAAGATTGCTTGCGGTCTGCAGTGTCGTCACTCACCCGCCCGTGCCGCTTTGATTGAAAAACTTCGCGACGGCGAACTGGGCGAACTGGCCTATGTTCGTGCCAATCGTCGCGCTTCACGGCGGTGGATGGGATCCCAGCGTGAAAAGTCCAACATCTTCAAAGAGCAGCTAAGGTTTGGGAAGACGCATCTGTTGTGGGTCGGCTCGGGGCACATGGTGGACAATTTGATCCACCAAATTGATGAGTGCTGTTGGATCATGGACGACTGGCCGGTTTCCTGCGACGGGATGGGCGGGCGTGAAGTCGGCAGCACCGATCATGGCCAGAACATCGACACCTATTCGATGGAATACACCTTCCCCGACGGACGTAAAGCGTTCTGTGGATTCCGTCGCGCCGAAGGCGGGCACAGGGATTTTGCCACCTACATCCATGGCAGCAAACGAGCCGCCCAGTTTTCCGGGAACGTGCACAAAGCGACCGTGCACATGTACAAAGACTTGCGGGTTGACGATGACAACATCGATTGGCGGCCCGAAGCGGACAAACTGGTCCCGTGGGACTACGAATGGGTCGACTTTGTCCGCGCGATTCGGTCGGACACCCCCTACAACGAATGTCATCGTGCGGTCAAAGCCGACTATGCGTCGTTGATGGGCCGCGCCGCGGCACACTACAACCGCATCGTGACCATGGACGAGATCGTCAATTCAAACTTCCAGTTCTGTGACTATCTGGACGACTTGACCGACGACAGTCCACCGCCGGTGCTGGCCGATGCCGACGGCGTCTTTCCGGCGCCCGTCGCCGGCAAGTGGATTGAAATCTAG
- a CDS encoding sulfatase family protein, whose protein sequence is MKSPLSLSAAAFRVPTARRRHRPAHRTATDPTAELASGRLTLRQADRLPSSRIAIAMCLLLCCTAQAESTSEPTERPNVLLCIADDWSYGHAGAYGCDWVQTPGFDQVAKQGVVFTHAYTPNAKCAPSRAAILTGRNSWQLEEACNHICDFPPKFKTYVEALKVAGYQVGTTGKGWGPGIAKDVNGRNRQMTGVPFTKRTAKPPAKHISANDYAANFDDFIQSVDTSQPWCFWYGATEPHRAYEYGVGQRIAGKKLSDIDRVPGYWPDNETVRNDMLDYAVEVEHFDKHTQRILDQLNSLGELDNTLVIVTSDHGMPFPRVKGQAYEPSNHVPLAIMWPQRMQHIGRRIDDYVSLIDLAPTILDATDLQIQESIMQPVTGKSLVALLESDLEGQVDPSRDHVLIGKERHDIGRPNDWGYPIRGIIQDDMLFIQNFEPDRWPAGNPETGYLNTDGSPTKSIILEGRRDGTDTLHWDQSFGKRPSEELYDLSADQDCLANLAKNSDYARIMRALRNQMNAELKLQDDPRMFGKGETFEQMEYVNSGTKNFYERYMNGEKMNAGWVNKDDFETAPIE, encoded by the coding sequence ATGAAGTCCCCCCTTTCGCTTTCGGCCGCCGCGTTTCGCGTTCCCACTGCCCGACGCCGACACCGTCCTGCCCATCGCACCGCAACCGATCCCACAGCCGAACTGGCATCCGGTAGGTTGACTTTGCGGCAGGCCGATCGACTGCCGTCGTCACGGATCGCCATCGCCATGTGCCTGCTCCTGTGCTGCACGGCGCAAGCCGAATCCACATCGGAACCAACCGAACGTCCGAACGTCTTGCTGTGCATCGCCGACGATTGGTCGTACGGACATGCCGGAGCCTACGGCTGCGATTGGGTCCAAACGCCCGGTTTCGATCAAGTCGCCAAGCAGGGCGTCGTCTTCACCCATGCGTACACGCCGAACGCCAAGTGTGCGCCATCACGGGCGGCGATCTTGACCGGTCGGAACTCGTGGCAGCTGGAAGAAGCCTGCAATCACATCTGTGATTTTCCGCCAAAGTTCAAAACGTACGTCGAAGCGTTGAAGGTCGCCGGATATCAGGTGGGAACCACCGGCAAAGGCTGGGGCCCTGGAATCGCCAAAGACGTCAACGGAAGAAATCGCCAGATGACCGGTGTCCCGTTCACCAAACGCACCGCTAAGCCACCGGCCAAACACATCAGCGCGAACGATTATGCGGCAAACTTTGATGACTTCATCCAAAGTGTCGACACATCACAACCGTGGTGCTTTTGGTACGGCGCGACTGAACCACACCGAGCCTACGAATATGGCGTGGGCCAACGGATCGCCGGCAAAAAGCTTTCAGACATCGATCGTGTTCCCGGCTATTGGCCTGACAACGAAACCGTTCGCAACGACATGCTGGACTACGCGGTCGAAGTCGAACACTTTGACAAACATACCCAACGCATCTTGGACCAATTGAATTCACTGGGCGAACTGGACAACACGTTGGTCATCGTCACCTCGGATCATGGAATGCCTTTCCCTCGAGTCAAGGGCCAGGCTTACGAGCCGAGCAACCACGTCCCATTGGCGATCATGTGGCCGCAGCGGATGCAACACATCGGCCGACGGATCGACGACTATGTCAGCCTAATCGACCTGGCGCCGACGATCCTGGACGCAACCGATTTGCAGATCCAAGAAAGCATCATGCAACCGGTGACCGGCAAAAGCTTGGTCGCATTGCTGGAAAGCGACCTCGAAGGACAAGTCGATCCCAGTCGCGACCACGTGTTGATCGGTAAAGAACGACACGACATTGGACGTCCGAACGACTGGGGATATCCGATCCGAGGCATCATCCAGGATGACATGCTGTTCATCCAAAATTTTGAACCCGACCGCTGGCCCGCGGGCAATCCGGAAACTGGTTACCTGAATACCGACGGAAGCCCGACCAAGTCCATCATCCTCGAGGGCCGTCGTGACGGAACCGATACGTTGCATTGGGACCAGTCCTTTGGAAAACGCCCAAGTGAAGAGCTGTACGATCTGTCGGCCGATCAAGATTGCTTGGCGAATCTGGCGAAAAACTCCGACTACGCCCGCATCATGCGGGCGCTCCGAAACCAGATGAACGCTGAACTGAAACTACAGGACGATCCCCGAATGTTCGGCAAAGGCGAGACCTTTGAACAGATGGAATACGTTAACTCGGGAACGAAGAACTTCTACGAGCGTTACATGAACGGTGAAAAAATGAACGCCGGTTGGGTCAACAAAGACGACTTCGAAACGGCCCCGATCGAATAG